The proteins below come from a single Acaryochloris sp. CCMEE 5410 genomic window:
- a CDS encoding universal stress protein, whose product MFKTILFPIDQSRASQDAAEKVAEIVKFCNSKLVILSVQSDAGNTPENSTPANQAIDQLLQNAKIAFSDWGIAAEITKQVGRPAFCICDYADEINADLIVMGCRGVGLTEEGASESVSNRVINLAPCPVMVIP is encoded by the coding sequence ATGTTTAAGACGATTTTGTTTCCAATTGATCAAAGTCGAGCTTCTCAGGATGCTGCTGAGAAGGTGGCCGAAATCGTTAAATTTTGCAATAGCAAACTCGTCATCCTATCCGTACAATCAGATGCTGGGAACACTCCCGAAAACAGTACCCCTGCCAATCAAGCCATTGACCAACTCCTCCAAAACGCAAAAATCGCTTTTTCAGATTGGGGGATTGCTGCTGAGATTACAAAACAAGTCGGAAGACCCGCCTTCTGCATTTGTGATTATGCCGATGAAATCAATGCCGATTTAATCGTTATGGGTTGCCGAGGCGTTGGCCTTACTGAAGAAGGAGCTTCAGAAAGCGTCAGTAATCGGGTGATTAATTTAGCCCCTTGCCCTGTCATGGTTATTCCTTAG
- a CDS encoding DUF2470 domain-containing protein: MADTITPEISDRICKHMNDDHADAVLLYAKAYGKVTEAEAAQMLKVDPEGMDLSVNAGDQDSTIRIVFDHVLQDSEDAHQTMIAMVKTARTQMTS; encoded by the coding sequence ATGGCCGATACCATTACCCCCGAAATTAGCGATCGCATCTGCAAACACATGAATGATGATCATGCCGATGCTGTTTTACTCTATGCCAAAGCCTATGGCAAGGTCACCGAGGCTGAAGCCGCCCAGATGCTAAAAGTTGATCCAGAAGGGATGGACTTGTCCGTAAATGCAGGGGACCAAGACTCTACCATCCGGATTGTCTTTGATCATGTGCTGCAAGATTCCGAAGATGCCCATCAAACAATGATTGCCATGGTAAAAACTGCCCGTACCCAAATGACCTCATAA
- a CDS encoding phosphoglycerate kinase → MSKKTIANLTSADLSGKRVLVRADFNVPLDGDGKITDDTRIRAALPTIQDLTSKGAKVILASHFGRPKGQVNESMRLTPVAARLSELLGQSVTKCDDCIGDEVAAKVGALQNGQVALLENVRFHAGEEANDPEFARQLASVADLYVNDAFGTAHRAHASTEGVTHHLSPSVAGYLIEKELKYLQAAIESPQRPLAAIVGGSKVSSKIGVIETLLDKVDKLLIGGGMIFTFYKARGLAVGKSLVEEDKLDLARTLEAKAKEKGVALLLPSDVVVADNFAADANAQTVSINNIPDGWMGLDIGPNSVKEFQAALSDCKTVIWNGPMGVFEFDKFAAGTDAVAHSLAAITETGADTIIGGGDSVAAVEKVGVAEKMSHISTGGGASLELLEGKVLPGIAALNEA, encoded by the coding sequence GTGTCCAAGAAAACAATAGCCAATTTAACATCGGCAGATTTATCTGGTAAGCGAGTTTTGGTGCGTGCCGATTTCAATGTGCCCTTAGATGGCGACGGCAAAATTACAGACGATACCCGCATTCGCGCTGCTCTCCCCACGATTCAAGACCTAACGTCTAAAGGTGCTAAGGTCATTCTTGCGAGCCACTTTGGACGTCCTAAGGGACAAGTCAATGAGTCCATGCGCCTAACACCCGTTGCTGCACGTTTGTCTGAATTACTGGGTCAATCGGTCACCAAATGTGATGACTGTATTGGAGATGAGGTGGCGGCAAAAGTCGGCGCATTACAGAATGGACAAGTTGCCCTTCTGGAAAATGTACGTTTCCATGCGGGTGAAGAGGCTAATGACCCTGAGTTTGCCCGCCAGCTAGCTTCAGTGGCAGATCTGTACGTCAATGATGCTTTTGGTACGGCCCACCGAGCCCATGCTTCTACTGAAGGAGTGACTCATCACCTGAGCCCTTCTGTGGCGGGTTATTTAATTGAGAAAGAACTGAAGTATCTACAGGCAGCCATTGAGAGCCCTCAGCGTCCTTTGGCCGCTATCGTGGGTGGTTCAAAAGTCTCAAGCAAAATTGGTGTGATTGAAACCTTGTTAGACAAGGTAGACAAACTACTGATTGGTGGCGGTATGATTTTCACTTTCTATAAAGCTCGTGGTTTGGCTGTGGGTAAGTCTTTGGTTGAAGAAGACAAGCTAGATTTAGCTCGTACTCTAGAGGCTAAGGCTAAAGAGAAGGGAGTCGCTCTGTTACTGCCTAGTGATGTTGTGGTTGCAGATAATTTTGCTGCTGATGCCAATGCTCAGACTGTGAGCATCAATAATATTCCTGATGGCTGGATGGGCTTGGATATTGGTCCCAACTCTGTGAAAGAGTTTCAGGCCGCCCTTTCTGATTGCAAAACTGTGATTTGGAATGGACCGATGGGTGTGTTTGAATTCGATAAATTTGCAGCAGGAACTGATGCGGTTGCCCATAGCTTGGCTGCAATTACCGAGACAGGCGCTGACACCATTATTGGAGGAGGTGACTCGGTTGCGGCAGTTGAAAAAGTGGGTGTGGCTGAAAAAATGAGCCATATTTCTACCGGAGGCGGTGCAAGTCTAGAGCTTTTGGAAGGTAAAGTCTTACCTGGAATTGCGGCCCTTAATGAAGCTTAA
- the hisS gene encoding histidine--tRNA ligase, with protein MGFIQVSRGTRDILPDEVIYWQHVEATARQLLHQAAYRELRTPIFEQTNLFERGIGEATDVVGKEMYTFQDRGDRSITLRPEGTAGAVRSFIENKLHAQGGVQRLWYIGPMFRYERPGAGRQRQFHQIGVEALGSQDPRADAEVIAIASQLLKSLGVPDWTLSLNSLGTAEDRQKYREALVTYLSQYKDDLDPDSQDRLQRNPLRILDSKDPKTKEIAQSAPNILEYLGTDSKQHFDRVQQLLTDLEIAYKLNPCLVRGLDYYTHTAFEFELDGLGNQATVCGGGRYDRLVSELGGPETPAVGWAIGMERLILLLQNAEITLNQSLDFYCVARGPEAEAQALLICQNLRKNGFSVEMDLSGSAFGKQLKRANRSGASACLILGDTEACDRTVQLKWLASGEQESIAQADLSNLTSQLQNKLAAAKGNSST; from the coding sequence ATGGGATTCATTCAAGTTTCACGAGGGACAAGGGACATTCTGCCAGATGAGGTGATCTATTGGCAGCATGTCGAAGCCACAGCCCGTCAGCTTCTCCATCAGGCGGCATATCGAGAGCTGCGGACCCCCATCTTTGAGCAGACCAATTTATTTGAACGGGGCATTGGCGAAGCCACAGACGTCGTTGGCAAGGAAATGTATACCTTCCAAGATCGAGGCGATCGTTCGATTACCCTGCGTCCAGAAGGGACGGCTGGCGCTGTTCGTTCGTTTATCGAGAACAAGCTTCATGCCCAGGGAGGCGTTCAGCGTCTGTGGTATATCGGCCCCATGTTTCGCTATGAAAGACCCGGAGCAGGACGACAGCGACAGTTTCACCAAATCGGAGTAGAAGCGCTGGGTAGCCAAGATCCGCGTGCTGATGCTGAAGTTATTGCCATCGCTTCCCAACTCCTTAAATCGTTAGGCGTTCCTGATTGGACCTTATCTCTCAATTCGCTCGGCACGGCTGAAGATCGACAAAAATACCGCGAGGCTTTAGTCACTTACCTTAGTCAGTACAAAGATGACCTAGACCCTGACTCCCAGGATCGCCTCCAGCGTAATCCTCTGCGCATCTTAGATAGCAAGGATCCTAAAACAAAAGAAATAGCCCAGTCTGCCCCCAATATCTTGGAATACTTGGGCACTGACTCCAAACAGCATTTTGACCGTGTTCAGCAACTTCTCACGGATCTAGAGATTGCCTATAAGCTCAATCCTTGCCTGGTTAGAGGATTAGATTACTACACCCACACCGCCTTTGAGTTTGAGTTGGATGGGTTAGGGAATCAAGCCACCGTCTGTGGCGGAGGACGCTACGATCGCCTCGTTTCTGAGCTGGGGGGACCCGAAACCCCTGCAGTGGGATGGGCCATCGGCATGGAACGACTGATTCTGCTCCTGCAAAATGCTGAGATCACCTTAAATCAATCTTTAGATTTTTACTGCGTGGCCCGGGGTCCAGAAGCAGAAGCTCAAGCCTTACTGATTTGCCAAAATTTGAGGAAAAACGGCTTTTCCGTGGAGATGGATTTAAGTGGGAGTGCGTTTGGCAAACAACTTAAACGAGCCAATCGGAGTGGGGCCTCAGCCTGCTTGATTTTGGGCGATACGGAAGCTTGCGATCGCACCGTGCAACTCAAATGGCTAGCCTCTGGTGAACAAGAATCCATAGCTCAGGCCGATCTCAGCAACCTCACATCCCAACTCCAAAATAAGCTAGCTGCAGCCAAAGGGAATTCCTCCACCTAA